In a genomic window of archaeon BMS3Bbin15:
- a CDS encoding carbon monoxide dehydrogenase/acetyl-CoA synthase subunit alpha: MEDLPVDIGLIYEGERIRKSNMYVDLAGPKSKGAELLIVAPPEEVEDGKVEVIGPDIPDMEEGSKSPFGVFIKVSGKTLEEDLEGVFERRLHDFSNYVQGFMHLNSRDIIWCRVSKDSARKGLKLEHIGKALINLYKNQFDVIEKMQITYYTDEKAVDEHIARARKVYERRDDKAATLRDEDVDVFYGCLLCQSFAPTHVCAITPSRTSGCGAISWFEGRAASKVDPNGPIFEIPKGEEIDSLKGEFSGINEVVKDKSNGAVERVFLHSIFDYPHTSCGCFEAIAFYIPEVDGIGIVHRDFHGVTPFGIPFSTMAGQVGGGLQSQGFLGIGVAYLRSIKFLQADGGWERIVWMPSELKDRVKEVIPPEIYDKIATETDATELEGLQSFLKEKQHPVLERLGKEEQEEGTEEAEAPVATVPEISMPATAFQGMPVGVPGGEFTIIFKNAKIYAEKIIIKRKEKK, from the coding sequence ATGGAAGATTTACCTGTAGATATTGGACTTATATATGAAGGCGAAAGGATAAGAAAATCTAATATGTATGTTGACCTTGCAGGACCAAAGAGTAAGGGAGCCGAACTTCTTATAGTTGCACCACCCGAAGAAGTTGAGGATGGAAAGGTAGAGGTTATAGGTCCAGACATACCTGACATGGAAGAAGGCTCAAAGAGTCCTTTCGGTGTATTCATCAAGGTTTCAGGAAAAACTCTTGAAGAAGACCTTGAAGGTGTTTTTGAGAGGAGACTCCATGACTTCAGCAATTATGTTCAGGGCTTCATGCATCTTAACTCCCGTGATATAATATGGTGCAGGGTTAGCAAGGACAGTGCCAGAAAGGGATTAAAACTTGAGCATATCGGCAAGGCTCTGATAAATCTCTACAAGAATCAATTTGACGTTATCGAAAAGATGCAGATTACATATTATACTGATGAGAAGGCTGTAGACGAGCACATTGCAAGAGCAAGAAAAGTTTATGAGAGGAGAGATGATAAAGCAGCGACCCTGAGGGACGAAGATGTTGATGTTTTCTATGGCTGTCTTCTCTGTCAGAGCTTCGCCCCCACCCACGTATGTGCCATAACTCCGAGCAGGACATCTGGATGTGGTGCAATATCATGGTTTGAAGGGAGAGCTGCATCGAAAGTTGACCCGAATGGGCCAATTTTTGAAATACCAAAGGGAGAGGAGATAGACTCTCTAAAAGGTGAATTCTCCGGAATAAACGAGGTCGTCAAGGATAAGAGTAATGGTGCAGTGGAGAGGGTGTTCCTGCATAGTATTTTCGATTATCCACACACATCCTGTGGTTGCTTCGAGGCAATTGCTTTTTATATTCCAGAGGTTGACGGCATAGGAATAGTACATAGAGACTTTCACGGCGTTACCCCCTTTGGCATACCCTTCTCAACTATGGCCGGTCAGGTTGGTGGAGGCCTTCAGAGCCAGGGTTTCCTTGGTATAGGTGTAGCCTACCTCCGCTCAATAAAGTTTTTACAGGCAGACGGTGGCTGGGAACGCATTGTCTGGATGCCATCAGAACTTAAGGATAGAGTAAAAGAAGTTATACCCCCAGAGATATACGACAAGATAGCAACAGAGACTGATGCAACTGAGCTTGAGGGTTTGCAGAGTTTTCTAAAGGAAAAGCAGCATCCTGTTCTGGAAAGACTTGGAAAAGAAGAGCAGGAAGAAGGAACAGAGGAAGCCGAAGCGCCTGTGGCAACTGTTCCTGAGATATCCATGCCAGCCACAGCATTTCAGGGAATGCCAGTTGGAGTTCCCGGTGGAGAGTTCACAATCATCTTCAAGAATGCAAAGATATACGCTGAAAAGATAATAATAAAGAGGAAAGAGAAGAAATGA